In Rutidosis leptorrhynchoides isolate AG116_Rl617_1_P2 chromosome 2, CSIRO_AGI_Rlap_v1, whole genome shotgun sequence, one genomic interval encodes:
- the LOC139888666 gene encoding uncharacterized protein, with the protein MVGGDEDDEDGGGGDDADGGGEDEDGDEDDEEDEWCNFFNELQGPNVFRKQGKLAPRFIGPFKIFERADEISYRLELPRELAGINNTFHVSYLCKCLADDSAWVPLDEITLNDKLEYVEEPIVILDEKAKEMRDKRVRSFKLKWWHRKGSEFTWETEEFLMKYLPS; encoded by the exons ATGGTGggtggtgatgaagatgatgaagatggtggtggtggtgacgatGCAGATGGTGGCGGTgaagatgaagatggtgatgaagatgatgaagaggatgagtGGTGTAATTTTTTTAACGAACTTCAGGGACCAAACGT GTTCCGAAAGCAGGGAAAActtgctcctcgatttattggaccTTTTAAGATTTTTGAGCGTGCTGATGAAATTTCTTATCGGTTAGAGTTACCCAGAGAGCTTGCGGGGAtcaataacacatttcatgtttcctacCTTTgcaagtgtcttgctgatgactcgGCGTGGGTTCCATTGGATGAAATTACTCTAAACGATAAACTGGAGTATGTGGAGGAACCAATAGTGATCCTTGATGAAAAAGCTAAAGAAATGCGTGATAAGCGGGTTAGGAGCTTTAAGTTGAAATGGTGGCACCGAAAGGGATCAGAGTTTACTTGGGAGACGGAAGAATTTTTAATGAAGTATCTTCCTTCGTAA